A window of Syntrophobacterales bacterium contains these coding sequences:
- a CDS encoding DsbA family protein: MDKIFLMNQRMRFVTVVSSFILTVSLVFCLSAQEKNLPLPNADQPPSMGTGNIKVRLYADYYCSPCRAFEPKAEPVIADLVKRNIVTITFIDTPFHKYSSLYTRYFLYIFHEKKDPAYLFRARNVLFEASKENVKKSIYSITDPKKLEEHLGKNDIHFKPYDVTPVFTALEGYLEEDKIMETPSCVIINGDKKEFYKGGANILKALSSLK; this comes from the coding sequence ATGGATAAAATATTTCTAATGAATCAGCGCATGCGTTTTGTGACAGTAGTTTCGTCGTTCATTCTCACAGTGAGTCTCGTGTTTTGTTTATCCGCCCAAGAAAAAAATCTACCTCTCCCGAATGCTGATCAGCCGCCTTCTATGGGGACAGGCAATATAAAGGTCCGTCTCTACGCAGACTATTACTGCTCCCCCTGCAGGGCTTTTGAACCCAAAGCCGAGCCTGTCATTGCCGACTTAGTGAAGCGGAACATTGTGACCATCACATTCATCGACACCCCGTTTCACAAATATTCTTCTCTTTATACAAGGTATTTTCTGTATATCTTTCACGAAAAAAAGGATCCTGCCTACCTGTTCAGAGCGAGGAATGTGCTCTTTGAGGCATCTAAAGAAAACGTTAAAAAAAGTATTTACAGTATCACCGATCCGAAAAAACTGGAAGAACACCTCGGGAAGAATGACATACATTTCAAGCCCTACGATGTGACACCCGTTTTCACCGCCCTTGAAGGATACCTTGAGGAGGACAAGATCATGGAAACTCCCTCCTGTGTGATAATAAACGGGGACAAAAAAGAATTTTACAAGGGCGGGGCTAATATCTTGAAGGCCCTCAGCAGTCTCAAATAA